One genomic window of Alkalispirochaeta americana includes the following:
- a CDS encoding LON peptidase substrate-binding domain-containing protein — translation MKPGKRQPKLWKNLPFDSFRKGQYFTGVMRVPVFPLGVVLLPRMPLPLHIFEERYQLMINRCLEEAHPFGVLFHTGSSILKIGCLAQIESVINRYNDGGMDLLAAGTERFSVSRFHDDKPYLEAEVAIFHDEPPEPRNEAEEISAAQRAIHHLEQFARAVGYDIDRTILNNLDHEELSFLLATTDIFSTEEKQRLLESRSTLERMEEASRALQTSCQRRLMEHRIRKILNKTDTEDLTNLFN, via the coding sequence ATGAAACCTGGGAAAAGACAACCCAAGCTCTGGAAGAACTTACCATTTGATTCCTTCCGCAAGGGGCAGTACTTTACAGGCGTGATGCGCGTACCTGTCTTTCCCCTGGGAGTTGTCCTCCTGCCGAGAATGCCTCTGCCCCTGCACATCTTTGAGGAGCGTTATCAGCTCATGATCAACCGGTGCCTGGAAGAAGCACATCCCTTCGGGGTGCTCTTTCACACAGGCTCGTCAATTCTGAAAATCGGCTGTCTCGCTCAAATCGAATCCGTTATCAACCGCTACAACGACGGAGGCATGGACCTTCTTGCAGCGGGAACGGAGCGATTCAGCGTCTCCCGATTTCACGACGACAAGCCGTATCTGGAAGCGGAGGTGGCCATCTTTCACGATGAACCACCAGAGCCCCGGAACGAAGCCGAAGAAATTTCGGCAGCCCAAAGGGCAATTCACCATCTGGAGCAATTCGCCCGGGCGGTGGGATACGATATCGACCGAACGATTCTGAACAACCTGGACCACGAAGAACTTTCCTTCCTTTTGGCCACCACCGACATCTTCAGCACCGAGGAAAAGCAGCGCCTCCTGGAGAGCCGGTCTACCCTGGAGCGCATGGAAGAGGCCTCCCGAGCCCTTCAGACAAGCTGCCAGCGTCGCCTTATGGAACACCGTATACGGAAGATCCTCAATAAAACCGACACGGAGGATCTCACAAATCTCTTTAACTGA
- a CDS encoding ABC-F family ATP-binding cassette domain-containing protein, with protein sequence MISVTQASLGFGGQHVLSGVSLTLNKETRAALVGANGSGKTTLLRILAGKTAPDSGSVTIARGMTVAYLPQQSTFPPGATIYQVAEEGFQREQALAEQRREKALALQKSPHSESLLMDVAALDQHLEEASYHTRHVLLHRVLKGLGFAREELDRPIATLSGGWAMRVALARTLLTRPDFLLLDEPTNYLDSESRLWLSGFLSSFEGGFLLVSHDRAFLDDTTREIFELFMGTVKRYRGPYSAYQKQREEEVALLVKRWEEQQREIARQEDFIRRFRAQANKARQVQSRIKMLEKIERVEIPEHLAPITITLPPAAPSGKVVLEAQELSRSYGTRCVLKGVSFTMTRGQRLAVVGRNGAGKSTLLRILAQEDQDYHGLLKTGTGVLGGYFAQDTPEKLPGEKTVLTYLEEQAAPGSISSVRDILGAFLFRGEAVEKRLGVLSGGERTRLAMAALLLQPLNLLILDEPTNHLDITSQEVLARALRTYQGTVVIVSHDRHFLRAVTTDVLALWPEGSSPGQNWQFYPGTFQEFEESSLGRIFDDPNPVTEASPSHSSRNKGNALHGDTHESTSSGPAAVQYARQKAQKGEIRRLERLEAEQMAEIERLEEELATLHQEMALPEVYRDPQAIQQRQARLPLLEQALEETHETWEKTTQALEELTI encoded by the coding sequence ATGATTTCTGTTACCCAGGCCTCCCTCGGTTTTGGAGGCCAGCACGTTCTCTCAGGGGTGTCTCTCACCCTGAATAAAGAAACCCGCGCTGCTCTGGTGGGTGCCAACGGGAGCGGGAAGACCACGCTGCTGCGAATACTTGCAGGGAAGACGGCCCCTGACAGCGGCTCTGTCACCATCGCCCGGGGAATGACTGTGGCCTATCTACCCCAACAAAGCACGTTTCCCCCGGGAGCAACAATCTACCAGGTCGCCGAAGAGGGGTTTCAGCGGGAACAAGCCCTGGCCGAACAACGACGGGAAAAAGCCCTGGCCTTGCAGAAATCCCCCCATAGCGAGAGCCTTCTCATGGACGTGGCGGCCCTGGATCAGCATCTGGAAGAAGCCAGTTATCACACCCGACACGTCCTGCTCCATCGGGTTCTTAAAGGATTGGGCTTTGCCCGGGAAGAACTTGATCGGCCAATCGCTACACTCAGCGGAGGGTGGGCCATGAGAGTGGCTCTCGCCAGGACACTTCTCACCCGTCCTGATTTTCTCCTTCTTGATGAACCGACCAACTATCTGGATAGCGAATCACGGCTCTGGCTCTCGGGATTCCTCTCCTCCTTCGAGGGAGGCTTTCTTCTGGTTTCACACGATAGAGCCTTCCTGGACGACACAACCAGGGAAATATTCGAACTCTTTATGGGCACCGTAAAGCGCTACCGGGGTCCTTATAGCGCCTATCAAAAACAGCGGGAAGAAGAAGTGGCCCTCCTGGTGAAACGATGGGAGGAGCAACAGCGCGAGATCGCCCGGCAGGAAGATTTTATTCGCCGCTTCCGTGCACAGGCCAACAAGGCGCGGCAGGTCCAAAGCAGAATCAAAATGCTTGAAAAAATCGAGCGCGTCGAGATACCCGAGCACCTTGCCCCCATCACCATTACCCTTCCCCCGGCGGCTCCCTCGGGAAAAGTCGTGCTGGAGGCCCAGGAGCTTTCCCGCAGTTACGGAACCCGGTGCGTGCTGAAGGGCGTCTCTTTTACCATGACCCGAGGCCAGCGCCTGGCCGTGGTTGGTCGAAACGGAGCGGGAAAATCCACACTCCTGCGGATCCTTGCACAGGAAGACCAGGATTATCACGGCCTGCTGAAAACAGGAACGGGTGTCCTGGGAGGATATTTTGCCCAGGATACCCCGGAAAAGCTGCCCGGAGAGAAAACCGTCTTGACCTACCTGGAAGAACAGGCAGCCCCTGGGTCGATCTCGTCCGTTCGCGACATTTTGGGGGCCTTCCTTTTTCGGGGCGAGGCGGTGGAGAAGCGCCTGGGCGTCCTCAGCGGTGGCGAACGAACCCGCCTGGCCATGGCAGCCCTCCTCTTGCAGCCGCTCAATCTCCTGATCCTGGACGAGCCCACGAACCATCTGGATATCACAAGCCAGGAAGTCCTGGCCAGAGCACTCAGGACCTACCAGGGAACAGTGGTCATCGTCTCCCACGACCGGCATTTCCTGCGGGCTGTTACAACCGACGTACTGGCTCTCTGGCCGGAAGGGTCTTCCCCCGGGCAAAACTGGCAGTTCTATCCAGGAACATTCCAGGAGTTTGAAGAAAGCTCCCTGGGGAGAATCTTCGATGATCCAAACCCTGTCACGGAGGCCTCACCATCTCATTCTTCACGAAACAAGGGGAATGCCCTTCACGGGGATACTCATGAATCGACGAGTTCGGGGCCTGCCGCTGTCCAATACGCCCGGCAAAAAGCACAAAAAGGAGAGATCCGTCGCCTGGAACGCCTCGAAGCCGAACAGATGGCGGAAATTGAACGCCTGGAGGAAGAACTTGCCACACTCCACCAGGAGATGGCCCTTCCTGAGGTATACCGGGACCCCCAAGCGATCCAACAGCGCCAGGCTCGCCTGCCTCTCCTGGAGCAAGCCCTGGAGGAGACCCATGAAACCTGGGAAAAGACAACCCAAGCTCTGGAAGAACTTACCATTTGA
- a CDS encoding SH3 domain-containing protein → MKSLLALWGSLFVLASCSPRIVGYAVVLWPEPGSAFSAGDILPVTETSRIQNTVTVQAAGEAHALDMNRITFFDEKEPAESFSEDFEPWKDTYARSLRTALPVRAMPDRTTTRLYRLRDGEVIKILSRTEEMSNEAGLLGYWYQALTESGITGWVFGRSIELISAGGRPLDASDDQDQLDRLVRDISSSVWRPVYFEDMMRSGQINLDLFSPRYGFFGDLDESSFRIVLPTYQKDFSYQEYQAAGLNAVRFEEEDLTLALRGNERLEVSFLLNDRQRRETFLLIDDDLQEIIQEERDRRRELLEEFLSRGSGLVSTAFGSMELDEGGSLRWEGYQRLVPDILPASFDGRATMEFSLFIAGNLRSRYDGALRLLMQNGLSSAFLYTLTDDGVRFVYIPESSIDDRGVIQTEPATPIVLFFRFYQE, encoded by the coding sequence ATGAAATCTCTCTTGGCGTTATGGGGTTCCCTTTTTGTTCTTGCGTCCTGTTCTCCCCGCATTGTCGGCTATGCTGTGGTCCTCTGGCCTGAACCGGGCTCAGCCTTTTCGGCGGGAGATATTCTGCCCGTCACCGAGACCTCTCGCATCCAGAACACCGTCACCGTTCAAGCCGCAGGCGAAGCCCATGCCCTTGATATGAACCGGATCACCTTTTTCGATGAAAAAGAGCCGGCAGAAAGTTTTTCCGAAGACTTCGAACCCTGGAAGGACACCTATGCACGAAGTCTCCGCACCGCTCTTCCGGTACGAGCCATGCCGGACCGCACGACCACGCGCCTGTACCGTCTGCGCGACGGCGAGGTGATAAAGATACTCTCCCGCACCGAGGAAATGTCCAACGAGGCGGGGCTCCTGGGCTACTGGTACCAGGCGCTTACGGAATCAGGCATCACCGGCTGGGTCTTCGGCAGAAGCATTGAACTTATCAGCGCCGGAGGGCGGCCCCTGGATGCATCGGATGATCAGGACCAACTGGATCGCCTGGTTCGCGACATCAGCTCCTCGGTATGGCGACCTGTCTATTTTGAAGACATGATGCGTTCCGGACAGATCAACCTGGATCTGTTTTCTCCACGCTATGGATTCTTCGGAGATCTGGACGAATCCTCTTTTCGCATCGTCCTGCCCACCTACCAAAAAGATTTTTCCTATCAGGAATACCAGGCCGCAGGATTAAACGCGGTCCGCTTCGAAGAGGAAGACCTCACCCTCGCTCTTCGTGGCAACGAACGGCTGGAAGTATCGTTTCTGCTCAACGACCGCCAGCGAAGAGAGACCTTCCTTCTCATTGACGACGATCTCCAGGAGATCATCCAGGAAGAGCGAGACCGACGACGGGAACTGCTGGAAGAGTTCCTGAGCCGTGGCAGCGGGCTTGTCAGCACCGCCTTCGGCTCCATGGAACTGGACGAAGGAGGCTCTCTCCGATGGGAAGGCTACCAGCGGCTGGTCCCGGATATTCTCCCGGCCTCCTTCGACGGCAGGGCAACAATGGAGTTCAGCCTTTTCATTGCCGGAAATCTCCGCAGTCGCTACGATGGAGCCCTTCGCCTGCTCATGCAGAACGGCCTCTCCTCGGCCTTCCTCTATACCTTGACCGACGATGGGGTCCGTTTTGTCTACATCCCCGAAAGCTCCATCGACGATCGCGGAGTAATCCAGACAGAACCGGCGACACCAATCGTGCTCTTCTTCAGGTTCTATCAGGAGTAA
- a CDS encoding tetratricopeptide repeat protein translates to MGRITTSALLLALTTGAFLFVSFQDPSDAQVLPLQNYEAFGDQSPPFPVVERAARAVRQTDGDEEMIAFLTTHVARHREDPNNGYYLSVAADLYREKGLSELARQYYRRTLFRYPDVTVRGVPSHRIAINRLLTLEKDPRQRVDYLHYLQDQYAGSLDRGLVAYHLARSYEEAGRWAEAFESYRVFLAHPGTKIPGEPNARQETQRRVAFYDSNRRWTYQDLDTLVARIKNALWRQDPAALLRLRAGENFFTMSWQQDEMDANSDIPTFDIGAFLRRSRVRFSRDLEVNSNATEAYLRTWGWSHRIPTWYLYFRRIDFPADPEVHGNWEWGGILFGEAF, encoded by the coding sequence ATGGGACGCATCACAACATCGGCACTTTTGCTCGCACTGACAACAGGAGCTTTCCTCTTCGTCTCCTTTCAGGACCCCTCCGATGCACAGGTTCTCCCCCTGCAGAACTACGAGGCCTTCGGTGATCAATCACCTCCTTTTCCGGTGGTTGAACGGGCAGCCCGAGCCGTACGTCAAACCGACGGAGACGAGGAAATGATTGCCTTCCTCACCACCCATGTAGCCCGCCATCGGGAGGACCCCAACAACGGCTACTACTTGAGCGTTGCCGCTGATCTCTATCGGGAAAAGGGCTTAAGCGAACTTGCCCGGCAGTACTACCGCCGGACGCTCTTCCGGTATCCCGATGTAACCGTTCGGGGCGTCCCTTCCCACAGGATTGCAATAAACCGCCTCCTGACCCTGGAGAAAGATCCCCGACAACGAGTTGACTATCTCCACTACCTGCAGGATCAGTACGCCGGATCCCTGGACCGCGGGCTTGTGGCCTATCACCTGGCCAGATCGTATGAGGAGGCAGGCCGCTGGGCTGAAGCCTTTGAGAGTTACCGGGTCTTCCTGGCTCACCCTGGCACAAAAATTCCGGGAGAGCCAAATGCACGCCAGGAGACGCAACGGCGTGTCGCCTTCTACGATTCAAACCGTCGATGGACATACCAGGATCTGGATACTCTGGTGGCACGCATCAAGAATGCTCTCTGGCGACAGGACCCCGCAGCGCTTCTTCGGCTCCGGGCAGGGGAAAACTTCTTCACCATGTCCTGGCAACAGGACGAGATGGATGCCAACAGCGATATCCCCACCTTTGACATCGGAGCCTTTCTCCGACGATCCCGGGTACGCTTTAGCCGGGACCTGGAAGTAAATTCCAACGCCACCGAGGCTTACCTGCGAACCTGGGGATGGTCGCACCGAATCCCCACGTGGTATCTCTACTTCCGCCGCATCGACTTTCCAGCTGATCCCGAAGTGCACGGAAACTGGGAATGGGGAGGCATTCTCTTTGGCGAAGCGTTCTAG
- the icd gene encoding NADP-dependent isocitrate dehydrogenase, translating to MEEVIRKEGDALIVPDNPVIPFIEGDGTGPDIWAAAVRVFDAAVEKAYGGRRKIQWKEVLAGEKSFKKTGEWLPLETEEQFRHYLVGIKGPLTTPVGGGFRSLNVALRQRLDLYVCLRPVAYVPGIPSPVKRPEDVDMVVFRENTEDVYAGLELESGTADAAKLINFLKETYGWEIRPDSGMGIKPISVTGTERLVRAAINYAIKNNRKSVTLVHKGNIMKYTEGAFRSWGYDLAKREFGDRIVTWDDCGGDVPEGKILVKDAIADAFLQQILTRAAEFDVVATMNLNGDYMSDALAAQIGGIGIAPGANINYESGYAIFEATHGTAPKYAGKDMVNPSSVILSGRMMFEYMGWQEAADMVFRGLKGAIAAKTVTYDFARLMNDARKVSTSGFGEAIISHMTDQPADA from the coding sequence GTGGAAGAGGTTATACGAAAAGAGGGCGATGCGCTCATTGTACCGGATAACCCGGTAATTCCTTTTATCGAGGGTGATGGTACGGGGCCGGACATCTGGGCTGCGGCCGTTCGTGTTTTCGATGCCGCCGTAGAGAAGGCCTACGGGGGGCGTCGCAAGATCCAGTGGAAAGAAGTCCTGGCGGGAGAGAAAAGCTTCAAGAAGACCGGAGAGTGGCTTCCCCTGGAAACAGAGGAGCAGTTCCGACACTACCTGGTGGGCATCAAGGGGCCTCTGACTACGCCCGTGGGTGGAGGATTTCGAAGTTTGAATGTTGCCCTCCGGCAACGGCTTGATTTGTATGTGTGTCTCCGTCCGGTGGCCTATGTGCCGGGAATTCCGTCGCCGGTAAAACGCCCCGAAGATGTGGACATGGTCGTCTTTCGGGAGAATACCGAGGATGTCTATGCTGGTCTGGAGCTGGAGTCCGGGACGGCTGATGCGGCAAAGCTCATAAATTTTTTGAAAGAAACCTACGGCTGGGAGATACGGCCCGATTCAGGAATGGGGATCAAGCCCATTTCCGTCACCGGTACGGAGCGTCTGGTGCGGGCTGCGATCAACTATGCCATCAAGAATAACCGGAAAAGTGTTACTCTTGTGCATAAGGGTAACATCATGAAGTACACCGAAGGGGCTTTCCGTTCCTGGGGGTACGACTTGGCAAAACGGGAGTTTGGTGATCGAATCGTGACGTGGGATGACTGCGGTGGCGATGTTCCCGAGGGAAAAATTCTTGTCAAAGACGCCATCGCCGACGCCTTTCTGCAACAGATTCTGACCAGGGCAGCCGAGTTTGATGTGGTAGCCACCATGAATCTGAACGGTGATTATATGAGCGATGCTCTGGCTGCCCAGATAGGGGGGATAGGAATCGCCCCGGGAGCCAATATCAACTACGAGTCGGGTTATGCAATCTTTGAGGCAACCCACGGTACCGCACCGAAATACGCAGGTAAGGATATGGTTAATCCCAGCTCGGTTATCCTCTCGGGACGGATGATGTTCGAGTACATGGGGTGGCAGGAGGCGGCCGATATGGTTTTCAGGGGACTGAAGGGGGCGATCGCCGCCAAGACGGTTACCTACGATTTTGCTCGTCTCATGAACGACGCCAGGAAAGTTTCCACCAGCGGCTTTGGTGAGGCGATCATCAGTCATATGACTGACCAGCCGGCTGATGCGTGA
- a CDS encoding LiaI-LiaF-like domain-containing protein, producing MAIQRRVLIGLGMTAGGVSLLPFTTGFLSMGDTGGGLLLICAGVFLLYRAFIPEGREVNVFSGTLLTLLGIFFVLQQTVLTQTDLKTLWPVFITSAGLALVAYGLRRGERHLYSLVIPGGAIVLLSLLFLLFSLDLVQGSLASVAIRWWPILLIPLGILILLPGRSVPEGEEGLPEEEPLDPLDLLEDDDLGG from the coding sequence ATGGCTATACAGCGGCGCGTTCTGATAGGCCTTGGTATGACGGCGGGGGGGGTATCCCTCCTGCCCTTTACCACGGGCTTCCTGTCTATGGGTGATACGGGGGGCGGCCTCCTCTTGATTTGTGCGGGGGTTTTCCTGCTTTATCGCGCCTTTATTCCCGAAGGAAGAGAGGTGAACGTCTTTTCCGGAACCTTATTGACGCTTCTGGGGATATTTTTTGTCCTGCAGCAGACAGTTCTGACCCAGACGGACCTCAAAACTCTCTGGCCTGTTTTTATTACCTCTGCAGGGCTGGCTTTGGTCGCCTATGGTCTCCGCCGGGGGGAGCGGCATCTCTATTCCCTGGTGATTCCGGGGGGAGCGATTGTTCTTCTCTCTCTCCTTTTCCTCCTCTTCAGCCTTGATCTTGTCCAGGGAAGTCTTGCTTCTGTGGCTATTCGCTGGTGGCCGATTTTGTTGATTCCTCTGGGAATCCTGATTCTTCTTCCCGGGCGCTCTGTTCCCGAGGGTGAGGAAGGCTTGCCAGAGGAGGAGCCTCTGGATCCGCTCGATTTACTTGAGGACGACGATCTGGGGGGGTGA
- the aroC gene encoding chorismate synthase, with translation MAGNNFGEIFRITTFGESHGGAVGVVVDGVTPGVDISEEDVQKELDRRKPGQSSVTTPRKEPDRAHILSGIFQGKTTGTPLLVILYNSDADPSAYDDIKNLFRPGHADYTYLKKYGLRDWRGSGRASGRETAGRVAAGAIAKKILAARGISAIAYTKASAGITCKSYQPDQIEKNPLRACDPDAAREMLQKITAIQETQDSVGGVIECRLRGVPAGLGEPVFDKLDAELARAMLSIGSVKGIEFGAGFAAAAMTGSEHNDEMTPSGFSTNHAGGIIGGISTGEEILFRVAVKPTSSIARPQQTVDTGGAARTIRTEGRHDACICPRIVPVIEAMAAIVLLDHLKRQIALHAPES, from the coding sequence ATGGCAGGAAATAACTTTGGCGAGATTTTTCGGATCACAACCTTTGGGGAGTCCCACGGGGGCGCCGTGGGCGTTGTCGTAGACGGAGTGACCCCCGGGGTAGATATCTCGGAAGAAGACGTTCAGAAAGAACTGGACCGCCGCAAACCGGGACAATCCTCGGTAACGACCCCCAGAAAAGAACCTGACCGCGCTCACATCCTTTCGGGGATTTTTCAGGGCAAGACCACGGGAACTCCCCTGCTGGTGATTCTCTACAATTCTGACGCCGATCCCTCAGCCTACGATGATATCAAGAACCTCTTCCGTCCTGGCCATGCCGATTACACCTACCTGAAAAAGTACGGGCTTCGGGACTGGCGGGGAAGCGGCCGGGCTTCGGGACGCGAAACAGCCGGTCGGGTTGCTGCAGGAGCAATTGCAAAGAAGATCCTCGCCGCACGGGGAATCTCCGCAATAGCCTACACCAAAGCAAGCGCAGGCATAACCTGCAAAAGCTACCAGCCCGACCAGATCGAGAAGAACCCTCTTCGTGCCTGCGATCCCGATGCAGCCCGGGAGATGCTTCAAAAGATCACCGCTATCCAGGAGACCCAGGACAGCGTTGGCGGAGTTATCGAGTGCCGCCTGCGGGGCGTGCCTGCAGGCCTCGGAGAACCTGTGTTTGACAAACTCGACGCCGAACTGGCTCGGGCGATGCTCTCCATCGGCTCTGTGAAGGGAATCGAGTTCGGCGCAGGATTTGCCGCAGCTGCCATGACGGGGAGCGAACACAATGACGAAATGACCCCCTCAGGTTTTTCCACAAACCACGCAGGAGGAATTATCGGGGGTATCAGCACGGGCGAGGAGATACTGTTCCGGGTTGCCGTAAAACCCACCAGCTCCATTGCCCGGCCGCAACAGACCGTTGACACCGGGGGCGCAGCCCGGACGATCAGGACCGAGGGAAGGCACGACGCTTGCATCTGCCCCCGTATCGTCCCGGTTATCGAGGCTATGGCGGCGATAGTCCTCCTGGACCACCTGAAACGACAGATCGCCCTGCACGCACCAGAATCCTGA
- a CDS encoding shikimate kinase, giving the protein MSSPGYLTLTGLKHTGKSSIARGLCQAMPGTACLDTDLVMLEQASQEGLVDIPSSDNAPENNPPGSTVLLRQLYRNLGKKSFTERESLALRHILEEPRQGKAIISTGGGVCDNPEAMELLEQCRPILYLWTDPEVLFERISAGGIPPFLDPQDPRGSFLRLADRRDRLYRQKADHVVDLSDLTVDEAVKAIEKLGYLK; this is encoded by the coding sequence ATGAGTTCTCCAGGATATCTCACTCTGACAGGACTGAAACACACTGGAAAGTCCAGCATAGCCCGGGGGCTTTGCCAGGCTATGCCAGGAACAGCCTGCCTCGACACCGATCTGGTTATGCTGGAACAAGCCTCCCAGGAAGGGCTTGTTGATATCCCCTCATCCGATAATGCGCCGGAGAACAACCCTCCTGGTTCGACAGTGCTCCTGCGGCAGCTCTATCGGAACCTGGGGAAAAAATCCTTCACCGAGAGGGAAAGCCTGGCACTTCGGCATATACTGGAAGAACCTCGGCAAGGAAAGGCCATCATTTCCACCGGCGGAGGTGTTTGTGACAACCCTGAAGCGATGGAACTTCTGGAGCAATGCCGGCCGATCCTGTACCTCTGGACAGATCCGGAAGTGCTTTTTGAGAGAATCTCTGCCGGAGGAATCCCCCCCTTTCTGGACCCCCAGGACCCCCGGGGATCTTTTCTGCGTCTTGCAGACCGTCGAGACCGTCTCTACCGACAGAAGGCAGACCACGTGGTGGATCTATCGGACCTCACCGTGGATGAGGCTGTCAAAGCCATAGAGAAACTTGGATACTTGAAGTAG
- a CDS encoding EAL domain-containing protein, with amino-acid sequence MVSRRVLIVEDEKIIALDLQRRLEKFGYRVVALCATADEAVAQALEHCPDIILMDIMLGGDRDGIDAAIEIKERQSTPIVFLTAYADDNTVARAKKAEPVGYVLKPFKERELRTTIDIALYKADVDRKLQEQEQLFETIFDTMNDGLIAVGADQTIRFLNPVARDLTGVFDQDVTGLPLQEVFSLFDDHSQISANIPFTSVLSGDTFTFENLYLETEQGGRVDIAGSISPIKTNYGTDGALVTFRDITSLRKMSQVIEYQASHDTLTGLMNRDEFFSRLKQVAEAARDASLQHTLIYLDLDQFKIVNDVCGHQAGDELLRQVSSDVKGIVASEEHLLARLGGDEFGILLINTDIARAMTTANAILTSLNRKFIWQKHAFHVTASIGIVPVRGTNADVYNILAAADDASYLAKEEGGNIIKVYEMEDYTFLKRRGEMQWISRLNHALDDDKFELWGQPIVSTNGTVRDHQEVLIRMIDTDGRLISPSDFIPAAEKYNLMPAVDRWVLAKALDLLAAMHKAGRNPLFSINVSGASLADESFLDYAEELISTHSIQGSQICLEITETAAIANLSRATAFMRRLKNLGVTFALDDFGNGFSSFSYLKTLPVDYLKIDGSFVKDIADDLIDRALVVAVNDIGHVMNMQTIAEFVKDNETRVLLEEIGVDYLQGYEIAKPAPFAMP; translated from the coding sequence ATGGTGAGCCGACGAGTATTAATCGTAGAAGACGAGAAGATCATTGCCCTTGATCTTCAACGACGTCTGGAAAAATTCGGGTATCGCGTGGTTGCCCTCTGCGCCACCGCCGACGAGGCTGTGGCGCAAGCTCTTGAGCATTGCCCCGACATAATCCTCATGGATATAATGCTCGGAGGAGACCGGGACGGTATTGATGCAGCCATAGAGATCAAGGAGCGGCAGAGCACGCCGATCGTTTTTCTCACGGCCTACGCCGACGACAACACCGTAGCCCGGGCAAAGAAGGCCGAACCCGTCGGATACGTCCTCAAGCCCTTCAAGGAGCGCGAACTCCGGACAACCATAGACATCGCCCTCTACAAAGCCGATGTGGACCGGAAACTCCAAGAGCAGGAACAACTTTTCGAAACGATCTTCGACACCATGAACGACGGCCTTATTGCCGTCGGTGCCGATCAGACGATCCGCTTTCTGAACCCCGTGGCGCGGGATCTTACGGGAGTTTTTGACCAGGATGTGACGGGCCTGCCCCTGCAGGAAGTATTCTCGCTTTTCGACGACCACTCCCAGATTTCGGCGAACATCCCTTTCACCTCGGTTCTCTCGGGAGACACCTTCACCTTCGAAAACCTCTATCTGGAAACTGAACAAGGTGGTCGCGTCGACATTGCCGGCTCAATATCTCCAATAAAAACAAACTACGGCACCGATGGAGCGCTGGTAACCTTCCGGGATATCACCAGTCTCCGAAAAATGTCACAAGTTATAGAGTACCAGGCCAGCCACGATACACTCACCGGCCTTATGAACAGGGACGAGTTCTTTTCACGCCTGAAACAGGTTGCCGAAGCAGCCCGGGACGCATCTCTTCAGCACACCCTGATCTACCTGGATCTGGACCAGTTCAAGATCGTCAACGATGTCTGCGGGCACCAGGCCGGGGATGAGCTCCTTCGCCAGGTATCGAGCGATGTAAAGGGGATCGTTGCCTCTGAGGAGCACCTCCTGGCCCGCCTTGGAGGGGACGAGTTTGGCATTCTTCTGATCAACACTGATATTGCCCGGGCCATGACAACGGCCAACGCGATCCTCACGAGCCTGAATCGCAAGTTTATCTGGCAGAAGCACGCTTTCCACGTCACTGCCAGCATCGGAATCGTCCCCGTCCGGGGAACGAACGCCGATGTCTACAACATCCTCGCCGCAGCCGACGACGCCTCGTACCTTGCCAAGGAAGAGGGCGGGAATATCATTAAAGTCTACGAGATGGAAGACTACACCTTCCTCAAGCGACGGGGCGAGATGCAGTGGATATCACGGCTCAACCATGCCCTGGACGACGACAAGTTCGAGCTCTGGGGACAACCCATCGTCTCCACCAACGGCACTGTCCGGGATCACCAGGAAGTGCTTATCCGCATGATCGACACCGACGGCCGCCTGATAAGCCCCTCGGATTTCATCCCGGCTGCAGAGAAATACAACCTCATGCCAGCGGTGGACCGGTGGGTTCTGGCCAAAGCACTTGATCTCCTTGCGGCCATGCACAAGGCGGGTCGCAACCCGCTCTTCAGCATCAATGTAAGCGGCGCCTCCCTGGCTGACGAGAGCTTCCTGGATTACGCCGAGGAGTTGATAAGCACCCATTCGATTCAGGGGTCACAGATCTGCCTTGAGATCACCGAGACCGCGGCGATCGCGAACCTCTCCCGGGCAACAGCTTTCATGCGAAGACTAAAGAATCTGGGCGTCACCTTTGCACTGGATGACTTTGGAAACGGCTTCTCCTCCTTTTCGTATCTCAAGACCCTCCCCGTGGATTACCTCAAAATTGACGGGTCCTTCGTCAAGGACATCGCCGATGATCTTATTGACCGCGCTCTGGTGGTGGCAGTAAACGATATTGGCCACGTGATGAACATGCAGACGATCGCCGAGTTCGTAAAAGATAATGAAACACGAGTGCTCCTGGAAGAAATCGGCGTTGATTATCTCCAGGGCTACGAGATCGCAAAACCGGCTCCCTTCGCTATGCCCTGA